The genomic window TTCTGCGATTTGCTGTGCGATAACGATCTGGATTGCGAGTTTCCGAGCATCTGCTGTTCGGCCGGCGGCTACAACATGTGCATGCCGGCCCAGGCGTGCCAATAGTCGGCCGAAGGCCAAGGTTCACGGCATCGACGTCGACCAGTCTGAATGTGCCGTTCTTCTTCGTCACCAAGGCAGGCGTCATACAGCGGTTGACCAGGAATGTGCAGGCGGTGGAGACGTAATAGCAGCAGCAGTGTGAGAAACCAGGACGGCCCTGGCGCAGGCGAGCACAAGGCCGGTTCAGTTCTGAGAATCGAACACGGGTTTCTTTCCCGCGGCGCGGCGTGCATCGGCAATCTGGCCGGCATGGAAACAAGCATGGAGGCCGATGATCGCGAAACACTGGCCGATCGTTCCGAACAGGGAAGACAGGTGCGTGGGAGCCTTGCTCGGCCTGTCAAGATCCGATTCAGACATCTCGGAGAGCACGTTGAGGGTCTCACCGCGAACCCTGTCAAACTCCGCCCGCAGCTCAGTCAGAGAAGGATAGACGCTGATATCGTTAACCGGCCGGCTGCCCTTACCGAAGAGTCTGTCCCACCGGGCCAGGGGG from Phycisphaerae bacterium includes these protein-coding regions:
- a CDS encoding DinB family protein: MNGTAVLKAQLDMSRQWLMALLADVEGAEVTAPTPNGGNHPLWALGHIIHSEAGIVNGFVLGRPSPLARWDRLFGKGSRPVNDISVYPSLTELRAEFDRVRGETLNVLSEMSESDLDRPSKAPTHLSSLFGTIGQCFAIIGLHACFHAGQIADARRAAGKKPVFDSQN